A window from Musa acuminata AAA Group cultivar baxijiao unplaced genomic scaffold, Cavendish_Baxijiao_AAA HiC_scaffold_1139, whole genome shotgun sequence encodes these proteins:
- the LOC135671382 gene encoding transcription factor MYBS3-like isoform X2, which produces MTRRCSHCSNNGHNSRTCPARGGGVRLFGVRLTEGVAAMKKSASMGCLPSSSTSAAACAASPYGDPLVDHHHSASAASGYASDDPARASCSSNCRSERKKGVPWTEDEHRMFLMGLQKLGKGDWRGIARNFVVSRTPTQVASHAQKYFIRQSNASRRKRRSSLFDMVPEMPIDHGPPHEEQLLPNSPIEVETTNKLPALHLGLQGPKPIEPSTTEHVVEPRESIPHENHPVMMLPMFYPTFIPVPVPFLPSDLAATAKDDTMGEAHEVVKPTPVVRKEPVNMDEVISMSKLRIGEGVARSIEPSALSFKLLGSSSASRQSAFHINPSIAMPDLNQSSGSPIHAV; this is translated from the exons atGACGAGGCGGTGCTCGCACTGCAGCAACAACGGCCACAACTCCCGGACGTGTCCGGCGCGGGGAGGGGGCGTGCGGCTCTTCGGGGTGCGGCTGACGGAGGGGGTGGCGGCCATGAAGAAGAGCGCGAGCATGGGGTGccttccttcctcctccacctccgccgCCGCGTGC GCCGCGTCGCCATACGGCGATCCGCTTGTCGACCACCACCActccgcctccgccgcctccgGTTACGCTTCCGATGACCCCGCCCGTGCCTCCTGTTCTTCTAATTGCCGCAGCGAGCGCAAGAAAG GTGTCCCTTGGACCGAAGATGAGCATCGGATGTTCTTGATGGGCCTTCAGAAACTGGGAAAAGGTGACTGGCGTGGAATAGCTCGGAACTTTGTTGTGTCTAGGACCCCAACACAAGTTGCAAGCCACGCACAAAAATATTTCATCCGACAGAGCAATGCCTCAAGAAGAAAGAGACGCTCCAGCTTGTTTGACATGGTCCCTGAAATG CCAATTGACCATGGCCCTCCACATGAAGAACAGttgttgcccaattctcctattgAAGTCGAGACCACCAATAAATTGCCAGCTTTGCATCTTGGTCTACAAGGACCCAAGCCTATCGAACCCTCAACAACCGAGCATGTTGTGGAACCGAGAGAAAGTATCCCACATGAGAATCATCCGGTAATGATGCTACCAATGTTCTACCCGACCTTCATACCAGTGCCTGTGCCATTCTTGCCTTCGGATTTGGCCGCCACTGCTAAAGATGATACGATGGGGGAAGCCCACGAGGTTGTAAAGCCAACTCCTGTTGTCCGAAAGGAGCCAGTGAACATGGATGAGGTCATCAGCATGTCGAAGCTCCGCATCGGCGAGGGTGTAGCCAGGAGCATAGAGCCATCTGCTCTCTCCTTCAAACTGTTGGGTTCCTCCTCTGCTTCAAGGCAGTCCGCCTTTCACATCAACCCCTCCATTGCCATGCCTGATCTGAACCAAAGCAGCGGCAGCCCTATCCATGCAGTTTGA
- the LOC135671382 gene encoding transcription factor MYBS3-like isoform X1: MTRRCSHCSNNGHNSRTCPARGGGVRLFGVRLTEGVAAMKKSASMGCLPSSSTSAAACTASSSPAAGAAASPYGDPLVDHHHSASAASGYASDDPARASCSSNCRSERKKGVPWTEDEHRMFLMGLQKLGKGDWRGIARNFVVSRTPTQVASHAQKYFIRQSNASRRKRRSSLFDMVPEMPIDHGPPHEEQLLPNSPIEVETTNKLPALHLGLQGPKPIEPSTTEHVVEPRESIPHENHPVMMLPMFYPTFIPVPVPFLPSDLAATAKDDTMGEAHEVVKPTPVVRKEPVNMDEVISMSKLRIGEGVARSIEPSALSFKLLGSSSASRQSAFHINPSIAMPDLNQSSGSPIHAV; encoded by the exons atGACGAGGCGGTGCTCGCACTGCAGCAACAACGGCCACAACTCCCGGACGTGTCCGGCGCGGGGAGGGGGCGTGCGGCTCTTCGGGGTGCGGCTGACGGAGGGGGTGGCGGCCATGAAGAAGAGCGCGAGCATGGGGTGccttccttcctcctccacctccgccgCCGCGTGCACCGCGTCGTCCTCCCCCGCCGCCGGTGCCGCCGCGTCGCCATACGGCGATCCGCTTGTCGACCACCACCActccgcctccgccgcctccgGTTACGCTTCCGATGACCCCGCCCGTGCCTCCTGTTCTTCTAATTGCCGCAGCGAGCGCAAGAAAG GTGTCCCTTGGACCGAAGATGAGCATCGGATGTTCTTGATGGGCCTTCAGAAACTGGGAAAAGGTGACTGGCGTGGAATAGCTCGGAACTTTGTTGTGTCTAGGACCCCAACACAAGTTGCAAGCCACGCACAAAAATATTTCATCCGACAGAGCAATGCCTCAAGAAGAAAGAGACGCTCCAGCTTGTTTGACATGGTCCCTGAAATG CCAATTGACCATGGCCCTCCACATGAAGAACAGttgttgcccaattctcctattgAAGTCGAGACCACCAATAAATTGCCAGCTTTGCATCTTGGTCTACAAGGACCCAAGCCTATCGAACCCTCAACAACCGAGCATGTTGTGGAACCGAGAGAAAGTATCCCACATGAGAATCATCCGGTAATGATGCTACCAATGTTCTACCCGACCTTCATACCAGTGCCTGTGCCATTCTTGCCTTCGGATTTGGCCGCCACTGCTAAAGATGATACGATGGGGGAAGCCCACGAGGTTGTAAAGCCAACTCCTGTTGTCCGAAAGGAGCCAGTGAACATGGATGAGGTCATCAGCATGTCGAAGCTCCGCATCGGCGAGGGTGTAGCCAGGAGCATAGAGCCATCTGCTCTCTCCTTCAAACTGTTGGGTTCCTCCTCTGCTTCAAGGCAGTCCGCCTTTCACATCAACCCCTCCATTGCCATGCCTGATCTGAACCAAAGCAGCGGCAGCCCTATCCATGCAGTTTGA